The sequence below is a genomic window from Mycobacteroides abscessus ATCC 19977.
TGCGAGGGTGAAGCAGGCGAACAAGGTGACCCTCGAGCCTGTTGTTCATCTCCGCGATATCCGCTGGGCTCCAGCGCCGGAACCCCTCGCCCGTTTTGCACCCGAGCATCCCCCGGGCCACCTTGTCGACCAGCACCGGATTGGGGCCGCCTTGACAATCGAGTGCCGGTACCACCACCCGGTGGATATCCAAGGTCAGATCGAGCCCGACCAGATCTGCGTTCTCCAACGGCCCCAGCACGGCAAGCCGCAACCCGAAGCTGTTCTTGACCACGTCGTCCACCGTTGTCGCGTCACACACCCCCTCCTGGACCAGCGCGATCGCTTCGCGCCAGAGCGCATGTTGCAGCCGGTTCCCCACAAAGCCGGGCACCTCCTTGCGCACGTGCATGGGCTTCTTCCCTATGGCGGCGAGTAACTTCATTGTCCGAGAGACGGTCTCGACTGACGTACCCGTTGCCTGAACCACTTCCACCAGCGGGATGAGCGGGGCGGGATTCCACCAGTGCGTGCCCACAATCCGATCTATTGCGGGCGAGCCCGCCGCGATCTCCGAGATGGGGATCACCGAAGTGTTGGAGGCCAAGATGGCATCGTGAGGTGCCGCCGCGGCAATTCCTGCGAGCACCTCGCGTTTGAGCTCGAGCTTCTCGCCGACGGCCTCGGTCACGAAGCAGGCGTCGGCGACCGCGGCCGACAGGTCATCCGTGATGATGATCCGATCTGCCACCGCCACATCCAGTTCCGCACAAGCAAGGCTCTCCCGCACGCGATCCACGACCGAGGTTCGTACCTGTTCGTTTACCTCGTAGACGAACACCGTGAAGCCTGCCAACGCGAATACTTGGCTGATGCCGGCTCCCATGCGTCCTCCGCCGACGACGCAAACCGGCCTGATGTCGTTTGTCATCCGGCTGTGTACCCCCCATCCGGGTAGACGACGTGACCGGTGAGGAAATCTGACGCCGGTGCGCTCAGGAACAGAATGGGTCCGGCAAGATCCTCGGGTTCACCGAGACGCCCCAACGGGATACGCGACAGGAAGTTCTCCCTAGTAGCTTGAGCAGCAGGCTCATCGGTGAACATCCAGCTTGTCAACGGGCTGCGGAACACCGTGGGCGCCAAGCCATTCACGGTGATCCCATACCTGCCCCATTCGCACCCGAATGAACGGACCAGTCCGTCCACAGCGGCCTTGGACGCACAGTACGCGGTGTACCCCGCGGGATGGCCCAGCTTTCCCCGGGCCGACGAGGTCAGGATGATCTTGCCGCCGCGGCCACGTTCGATCATGGCTCGCCCTGCCGAGCGGACCGCCAACCAGGTACTCGTCACATTCGCGTCCAGCACCGCCTCAAATCGCGCCGGCTGCATGTCCACCGCGGGTGCCACCTCGTTGACACCGGACGCAACCACCAGGATGTCCACGCCACCGAAGGCTTCGATCGTCTCCTTGACGATCGCGTCGCTGGCTGATTCGGAATCTGGCCTTCGCGCGATGGGCACGATAC
It includes:
- a CDS encoding 3-hydroxyacyl-CoA dehydrogenase family protein, whose product is MTNDIRPVCVVGGGRMGAGISQVFALAGFTVFVYEVNEQVRTSVVDRVRESLACAELDVAVADRIIITDDLSAAVADACFVTEAVGEKLELKREVLAGIAAAAPHDAILASNTSVIPISEIAAGSPAIDRIVGTHWWNPAPLIPLVEVVQATGTSVETVSRTMKLLAAIGKKPMHVRKEVPGFVGNRLQHALWREAIALVQEGVCDATTVDDVVKNSFGLRLAVLGPLENADLVGLDLTLDIHRVVVPALDCQGGPNPVLVDKVARGMLGCKTGEGFRRWSPADIAEMNNRLEGHLVRLLHPRNTGPVG
- a CDS encoding SDR family NAD(P)-dependent oxidoreductase — its product is MFDDPRALFDIAGKSAIVIGATGSLGQIASRALAGAGANVAICGSREDALSDLRDELAAAPGCIVPIARRPDSESASDAIVKETIEAFGGVDILVVASGVNEVAPAVDMQPARFEAVLDANVTSTWLAVRSAGRAMIERGRGGKIILTSSARGKLGHPAGYTAYCASKAAVDGLVRSFGCEWGRYGITVNGLAPTVFRSPLTSWMFTDEPAAQATRENFLSRIPLGRLGEPEDLAGPILFLSAPASDFLTGHVVYPDGGYTAG